One region of Longimicrobium sp. genomic DNA includes:
- a CDS encoding dipeptidase has translation MRHAALAAAALGLAAAAVPARAQQSEADLLARARRIHAQTPLVDGHNDLPWEIREKAGGDLARLDPRRSNPAQHTDIPRLRAGAVGGVFWAAYVPSDFAKGGAARVALEQIDLIHRMTAASPDLRLALTADEVVRAHREGKIASLIGIEGGHSIENSLGALRQFYGTGVRYMTLTHASTLDWADAATDSARHDGLTRFGEEVVREMNRLGMLVDLSHVSPATMKDALRVSAAPVIFSHSSARALADHPRNVPDDVLRLLKPNGGIVMVNFYSGFVDPAAAAAMRNMFEVQRRFRAQYPNDAQAAQRAYRDWQRQNPVPRGTIATIADHIDHIVKVAGIDHVGIGSDYDGVTSLPVGLDDVSRFPYLTVELLRRGYSDADVGKVIGGNLLRVMRTAETTAARLQRERPASSAKIDEMDGGVVRR, from the coding sequence ATGAGACACGCCGCACTCGCGGCCGCCGCGCTCGGGCTGGCGGCCGCCGCCGTTCCCGCGCGCGCCCAGCAGAGCGAAGCCGACCTGCTGGCCCGCGCCCGACGCATCCACGCGCAGACGCCGCTGGTGGACGGCCACAACGACCTGCCGTGGGAGATTCGCGAAAAGGCGGGGGGCGACCTGGCGCGCCTGGACCCGCGCCGCTCCAACCCCGCGCAGCACACCGACATCCCGCGCCTGCGGGCCGGCGCGGTGGGCGGCGTCTTCTGGGCCGCCTACGTCCCCTCCGACTTCGCAAAGGGCGGCGCGGCGCGCGTGGCGCTGGAGCAGATTGACCTGATCCACCGCATGACCGCCGCCTCCCCCGACCTGCGCCTCGCCCTCACCGCGGACGAGGTGGTGCGCGCGCATCGCGAGGGGAAGATCGCTTCGCTGATCGGCATCGAGGGCGGGCACTCCATCGAGAACTCGCTGGGCGCGCTGCGGCAGTTCTACGGCACCGGGGTGCGCTACATGACCCTCACCCACGCCAGCACCCTGGACTGGGCCGATGCCGCCACCGACTCCGCGCGCCACGACGGCCTTACCCGCTTCGGCGAGGAGGTCGTCCGCGAGATGAACCGCCTGGGGATGCTGGTGGACCTGTCGCACGTCTCCCCGGCGACCATGAAGGACGCGTTGCGCGTCTCGGCGGCGCCGGTGATCTTTTCGCACTCCTCCGCCCGCGCCCTGGCGGACCACCCGCGCAACGTGCCTGACGACGTGCTGCGGCTGCTGAAGCCGAACGGCGGCATCGTGATGGTGAACTTCTACTCCGGCTTCGTGGACCCGGCCGCCGCGGCCGCCATGCGCAACATGTTCGAGGTGCAGCGCCGCTTCCGGGCGCAGTACCCCAACGACGCGCAGGCCGCGCAGCGCGCCTACCGCGACTGGCAGCGCCAGAACCCCGTCCCCCGCGGCACCATCGCCACCATCGCGGATCACATCGACCACATCGTCAAGGTGGCGGGGATCGACCACGTTGGGATCGGCTCGGATTACGACGGCGTCACCTCGCTCCCGGTGGGCCTGGACGACGTCTCGCGCTTCCCCTACTTGACCGTGGAGCTCCTCCGCCGCGGCTACTCCGACGCGGACGTCGGCAAGGTCATCGGCGGCAACCTCCTGCGCGTCATGCGCACCGCGGAGACGACCGCCGCCCGCCTCCAGCGCGAGCGTCCCGCCTCGTCCGCGAAGATCGATGAGATGGATGGGGGGGTGGTGCGGCGGTAG